From one Mytilus edulis chromosome 1, xbMytEdul2.2, whole genome shotgun sequence genomic stretch:
- the LOC139525184 gene encoding uncharacterized protein isoform X1 has translation MLSTKLVELLPFVYLWTLVSGYHEFSIPKGCKYKNTKYPLSSVSWSCFVFNWNKMSCWFDIEKIFNREIHPGESYNITVSYQINYISFPAYSYTEVSPSDRCLQKLNFAGDVGITIFTLKFSHSNESMTRLIQFDNKQVVKPERIKGLQTYQTKSKIHLKWKCPSTHEGMEFRIRYRSEYARNNNLKEWEERKYIWIMSYSDYIFHFYNYSLPSNCSVTLTNLTSFTSYDLAIDVIPRNGNRSGFWSDAFNIAVTTDDDIPQAVPEFYPGYFSSVNESCVKIYWKPISRVKRCGNITNYRVTIITLNDKESNKEILIPPTKVSLDTMIDPNEVSRIELTQMNRRGYPKVPDAHIFVFPDNSRPPLPTQFKVETLNNSLVLLTWKISPETDNSSFKELSSVTVVWCKGTLPNICFEPLESRIFPLHIESMNTSTVISLGIGNYSDYMYGLSLGAETIEGLLISSGIHWYEDCVYHINGEPPIGPVIERKLPYNYNAVLVQWKPYTCQQSGGVFGSFLIRFCETMRKVCKGHYQTRNASIDKHFYVLSNLRNGHRYSIQVGTKHKFEETNGPWSEPVYYDVPEVQGSQNIVIVGSSATAGVVAFVILITIGVRLLRHKCKKVDEETKISYTVPIKKTTNTTEYECLLGKKKTFGGDSGFDGSGELRYNDTDDSNVTRLHRLNSHDASSVLDGLVIDQFKEQTSEHNNTSHNVPIDSDMNDGTYREFIMHSSDDDSDTSSAETDGEISEVSCDGQQIQHEVENIPDILLPHSPLNERSSLEETSLTIDSYCKGYQNTDDDERIEPVVRTVINRIATEEFIQ, from the exons ATGCTATCAACCAAGTTAGTGGAACTACTGCCCTTTGTCTATCTTTGGACTTTAGTTAGCGGATATCATGAATTTAGTATACCCAAGGgatgtaaatacaaaaatacta aatATCCGCTGTCTTCAGTTTCCTGGTCTTGCTTTGTTTTTAATTGGAATAAAATGTCATGCTGGTTTGACATAGAAAAAATATTCAACCGTGAAATACACCCCGGAGAAAGTTACAACATAACAGTGTCTTACCAAATAAA TTATATCTCCTTCCCCGCCTACTCTTATACCGAAGTATCACCCAGCGACAGATGTTTGCAGAAATTGAACTTCGCTGGTGATGTCGGTATCACGATTTTCACACTGAAGTTTTCTCATTCAAATGAATCAATGACAAGATTAATTCAATTTGACAACAAACAAGTTG TTAAACCAGAAAGAATTAAAGGTCTGCAGACATATCAAACAAAAtctaaaattcatttaaagtgGAAATGTCCATCCACGCATGAGGGAATGGAATTTCGAATACGGTACAGATCAGAATATGCAAGAAACAACAATTTGAAGGAATGGGAG GAAAGAAAATACATATGGATTATGAGTTATTCAgactatatatttcatttttataactAC tcTTTACCATCCAACTGTAGCGTTACCTTGACCAATTTGACATCCTTTACGTCATATGATTTAGCAATTGATGTTATTCCAAGAAATGGGAACCGATCTGGATTCTGGAGTGATGCTTTCAACATTGCAGTTACTACAGATGATGACA TTCCACAGGCAGTTCCCGAATTTTATCCTGGATATTTCTCAAGTGTCAACGAATCGTGTGTAAAGATATACTGGAAA CCTATTTCTCGCGTGAAGAGATGTGGGAATATAACTAACTATCGGGTGACAATTATAACGTTAAATGATAAAGAGAGCAACAAGGAAATACTAATCCCACCCACAAAAGTATCTTTAGACACTATGATTGATCCTAATGAAGTCAGTCGGATAGAATTAACACAGATGAATAGAAGAGGTTATCCCAAAGTCCCTGATGCTCATATCTTTGTTTTTCCTGATAACTCTC GTCCACCATTACCTACACAATTTAAGGTAGAAACGCTGAACAACAGTTTGGTTTTATTAACTTGGAAAATATCACCTGAAACTGATAACAGTTCGTTCAAAGAATTGTCCAGCGTGACTGTAGTATGGTGTAAAGGAACTTTACCAAACATTTGTTTT gAACCACTGGAGTCCAGGATTTTCCCATTGCATATTGAAAGCATGAATACGTCTACTGTTATATCATTAGGCATAGGGAATTATTCTGATTACATGTACGGACTGTCTCTAGGAGCAGAAACAATAGAGGGACTGTTAATAAGCAGTGGGATACACTGGTACGAGGACTGTGTTTATCACATTAATGGAG AACCCCCAATTGGACCAGTAATTGAAAGAAAATTACCATACAACTATAACGCTGTGTTAGTTCAGTGGAAACCATATACTTGTCAACAAAGTGGAGGAGTTTTTGGGTCCTTCCTAATTCGATTTTGTGAAACAATGAGAAAAGTCTGTAAAG GACATTACCAAACTAGAAATGCATCAATCGATAAGCATTTTTATGTTTTGTCGAACTTGCGCAACGGACATCGTTACAGTATCCAGGTTGGAACGAAACACAAATTTGAGGAAACCAATGGTCCGTGGAGTGAACCTGTTTACTATGATGTTCCGGAAGTTCAAG gTTCCCAAAACATTGTAATTGTAGGTAGCTCAGCGACAGCTGGCGTTGTTGCTTTCGTCATTTTAATTACTATTGGAGTGAGATTATTAAG ACATAAATGTAAGAAGGTCGACGAAGAGACCAAAATTAGTTATACTGTTCCAATTAAAAAG aCAACAAATACGACCGAATATGAGTGTTTGCTGGGGAAAAAGAAAACGTTTGGTGGTGACAGTGGTTTTGATGGGTCGGGTGAATTACGATATAACGATACAGATGATTCTAATGTTACAAGACTACATAGACTTAATAGCCATGATGCAAGTTCGGTGTTAGACGGACTCGTGATAGATCAATTCAAAGAGCAGACATCTGAGCACAATAACACTTCACATAACGTTCCTATTGATAGTGATATGAATGACGGTACCTACAGAGAGTTTATAATGCATAGCTCTGATGACGATTCTGATACGTCATCTGCAGAAACAGACGGTGAGATATCTGAAGTGTCGTGTGACGGACAGCAAATACAGCATGAAGTAGAAAACATTCCAGACATTTTACTTCCTCATTCACCCTTAAATGAAAGATCGAGTTTGGAAGAGACAAGTTTAACTATCGATTCATATTGCAAAGGTTACCAGAACACGGATGACGATGAACGAATCGAACCTGTCGTAAGAACAGTAATTAACAGGATAGCCACTGAGGAATTCATACAATAg
- the LOC139525184 gene encoding uncharacterized protein isoform X2 gives MLSTKLVELLPFVYLWTLVSGYHEFSIPKGCKYKNTKYPLSSVSWSCFVFNWNKMSCWFDIEKIFNREIHPGESYNITVSYQINYISFPAYSYTEVSPSDRCLQKLNFAGDVGITIFTLKFSHSNESMTRLIQFDNKQVVKPERIKGLQTYQTKSKIHLKWKCPSTHEGMEFRIRYRSEYARNNNLKEWESLPSNCSVTLTNLTSFTSYDLAIDVIPRNGNRSGFWSDAFNIAVTTDDDIPQAVPEFYPGYFSSVNESCVKIYWKPISRVKRCGNITNYRVTIITLNDKESNKEILIPPTKVSLDTMIDPNEVSRIELTQMNRRGYPKVPDAHIFVFPDNSRPPLPTQFKVETLNNSLVLLTWKISPETDNSSFKELSSVTVVWCKGTLPNICFEPLESRIFPLHIESMNTSTVISLGIGNYSDYMYGLSLGAETIEGLLISSGIHWYEDCVYHINGEPPIGPVIERKLPYNYNAVLVQWKPYTCQQSGGVFGSFLIRFCETMRKVCKGHYQTRNASIDKHFYVLSNLRNGHRYSIQVGTKHKFEETNGPWSEPVYYDVPEVQGSQNIVIVGSSATAGVVAFVILITIGVRLLRHKCKKVDEETKISYTVPIKKTTNTTEYECLLGKKKTFGGDSGFDGSGELRYNDTDDSNVTRLHRLNSHDASSVLDGLVIDQFKEQTSEHNNTSHNVPIDSDMNDGTYREFIMHSSDDDSDTSSAETDGEISEVSCDGQQIQHEVENIPDILLPHSPLNERSSLEETSLTIDSYCKGYQNTDDDERIEPVVRTVINRIATEEFIQ, from the exons ATGCTATCAACCAAGTTAGTGGAACTACTGCCCTTTGTCTATCTTTGGACTTTAGTTAGCGGATATCATGAATTTAGTATACCCAAGGgatgtaaatacaaaaatacta aatATCCGCTGTCTTCAGTTTCCTGGTCTTGCTTTGTTTTTAATTGGAATAAAATGTCATGCTGGTTTGACATAGAAAAAATATTCAACCGTGAAATACACCCCGGAGAAAGTTACAACATAACAGTGTCTTACCAAATAAA TTATATCTCCTTCCCCGCCTACTCTTATACCGAAGTATCACCCAGCGACAGATGTTTGCAGAAATTGAACTTCGCTGGTGATGTCGGTATCACGATTTTCACACTGAAGTTTTCTCATTCAAATGAATCAATGACAAGATTAATTCAATTTGACAACAAACAAGTTG TTAAACCAGAAAGAATTAAAGGTCTGCAGACATATCAAACAAAAtctaaaattcatttaaagtgGAAATGTCCATCCACGCATGAGGGAATGGAATTTCGAATACGGTACAGATCAGAATATGCAAGAAACAACAATTTGAAGGAATGGGAG tcTTTACCATCCAACTGTAGCGTTACCTTGACCAATTTGACATCCTTTACGTCATATGATTTAGCAATTGATGTTATTCCAAGAAATGGGAACCGATCTGGATTCTGGAGTGATGCTTTCAACATTGCAGTTACTACAGATGATGACA TTCCACAGGCAGTTCCCGAATTTTATCCTGGATATTTCTCAAGTGTCAACGAATCGTGTGTAAAGATATACTGGAAA CCTATTTCTCGCGTGAAGAGATGTGGGAATATAACTAACTATCGGGTGACAATTATAACGTTAAATGATAAAGAGAGCAACAAGGAAATACTAATCCCACCCACAAAAGTATCTTTAGACACTATGATTGATCCTAATGAAGTCAGTCGGATAGAATTAACACAGATGAATAGAAGAGGTTATCCCAAAGTCCCTGATGCTCATATCTTTGTTTTTCCTGATAACTCTC GTCCACCATTACCTACACAATTTAAGGTAGAAACGCTGAACAACAGTTTGGTTTTATTAACTTGGAAAATATCACCTGAAACTGATAACAGTTCGTTCAAAGAATTGTCCAGCGTGACTGTAGTATGGTGTAAAGGAACTTTACCAAACATTTGTTTT gAACCACTGGAGTCCAGGATTTTCCCATTGCATATTGAAAGCATGAATACGTCTACTGTTATATCATTAGGCATAGGGAATTATTCTGATTACATGTACGGACTGTCTCTAGGAGCAGAAACAATAGAGGGACTGTTAATAAGCAGTGGGATACACTGGTACGAGGACTGTGTTTATCACATTAATGGAG AACCCCCAATTGGACCAGTAATTGAAAGAAAATTACCATACAACTATAACGCTGTGTTAGTTCAGTGGAAACCATATACTTGTCAACAAAGTGGAGGAGTTTTTGGGTCCTTCCTAATTCGATTTTGTGAAACAATGAGAAAAGTCTGTAAAG GACATTACCAAACTAGAAATGCATCAATCGATAAGCATTTTTATGTTTTGTCGAACTTGCGCAACGGACATCGTTACAGTATCCAGGTTGGAACGAAACACAAATTTGAGGAAACCAATGGTCCGTGGAGTGAACCTGTTTACTATGATGTTCCGGAAGTTCAAG gTTCCCAAAACATTGTAATTGTAGGTAGCTCAGCGACAGCTGGCGTTGTTGCTTTCGTCATTTTAATTACTATTGGAGTGAGATTATTAAG ACATAAATGTAAGAAGGTCGACGAAGAGACCAAAATTAGTTATACTGTTCCAATTAAAAAG aCAACAAATACGACCGAATATGAGTGTTTGCTGGGGAAAAAGAAAACGTTTGGTGGTGACAGTGGTTTTGATGGGTCGGGTGAATTACGATATAACGATACAGATGATTCTAATGTTACAAGACTACATAGACTTAATAGCCATGATGCAAGTTCGGTGTTAGACGGACTCGTGATAGATCAATTCAAAGAGCAGACATCTGAGCACAATAACACTTCACATAACGTTCCTATTGATAGTGATATGAATGACGGTACCTACAGAGAGTTTATAATGCATAGCTCTGATGACGATTCTGATACGTCATCTGCAGAAACAGACGGTGAGATATCTGAAGTGTCGTGTGACGGACAGCAAATACAGCATGAAGTAGAAAACATTCCAGACATTTTACTTCCTCATTCACCCTTAAATGAAAGATCGAGTTTGGAAGAGACAAGTTTAACTATCGATTCATATTGCAAAGGTTACCAGAACACGGATGACGATGAACGAATCGAACCTGTCGTAAGAACAGTAATTAACAGGATAGCCACTGAGGAATTCATACAATAg